From Riemerella anatipestifer ATCC 11845 = DSM 15868, a single genomic window includes:
- a CDS encoding DNA gyrase/topoisomerase IV subunit A, with protein sequence MEEQYQKGETLKKVSRLYKDWFLDYASYVILDRAIPSIFDGFKPVQRRIMHSMKELEDGRYNKVANIVGNTMKYHPHGDASITDAMVQIGQKELLIDTQGNWGNVYTGDSAAAARYIEARLTPFALEVVFNPKTTHWVKSYDGRNNEPIDLPVKFPLLLAQGVEGIGVGLSTKVMPHNFNELIEASIAYLKGKKFQLYPDFMTGGMLDVSNYNDGERGGRLRARARIIQKDKHTLCITELPFSKTTSDLIDSIIKANEKGKIKIKKIEDNTSDQVEINIHLNNDVSPDKMIDALYAFTDCEISISPNACVIVGDKPMFLSVSEILKRNTDHTVSLLKRELEIELGELEDKWHFASLERIFIENEIYQEIKGKDSKEAVYEAINLALQPFIKNLMREVVTEDIIRLTELPFMRISRYDRDKALENIAALEGKMEEVKHHLAHLVEYAINYFLNIKKKFGKDKERRTELRVFDTIDATKVAVANEKFYVNRAEGFIGTSLRKDEYVFDCSDIDDIITFRKDGVMQVTKVEPKTFVGKDIIHTGVWKKNDKRTVYNMIYREGKTGPYYMKRFSVTSITRNTEYPLASEVKGSEVLYFSANPNGEAEVVTVLLKPNARIRKNKIEIDFSDLAIKGRNSRGNLVTKYAVKKVDLKEEGVSTLAPRKIWFDETVRRLNADARGTLLGSFKGDDKILTINTKGEAKLMTFDLMNRFDDEYLVLEKWRPDQPITCIYYDGEKEIYFIKRFLLDNTLNPQGFMPSEHPKSFIEFVGVQDGCTAEIIFGKDKTGKEKDPEIVDIDEFIVVKGIKAMGNQFIKEKVKSINITIPEREEEEEPEMEEKEQSNDSDDIPEEGIIGDLFGG encoded by the coding sequence ATGGAAGAACAATATCAGAAAGGAGAAACACTGAAAAAAGTTTCAAGATTATATAAAGATTGGTTTTTAGATTACGCATCTTATGTGATATTAGACCGTGCCATTCCTTCTATTTTTGATGGTTTCAAACCTGTACAAAGGAGGATTATGCACTCTATGAAAGAGTTAGAAGACGGTCGTTACAACAAGGTGGCGAACATCGTAGGGAATACAATGAAATATCACCCTCACGGTGATGCTTCCATTACAGATGCAATGGTTCAGATTGGTCAAAAAGAACTCCTTATAGACACACAAGGTAACTGGGGAAATGTCTATACTGGCGACTCCGCTGCTGCTGCTAGATATATAGAGGCGAGGCTAACTCCTTTTGCATTAGAAGTTGTATTCAACCCAAAAACGACTCACTGGGTAAAATCTTATGACGGCAGAAATAATGAACCTATAGATTTACCTGTTAAGTTTCCGTTACTTCTCGCTCAAGGTGTGGAAGGTATTGGTGTAGGGCTTTCTACTAAAGTGATGCCTCACAACTTTAATGAACTGATAGAAGCATCTATTGCGTATCTTAAAGGAAAGAAATTCCAGCTTTATCCAGACTTTATGACGGGCGGTATGCTAGATGTTAGCAACTATAACGATGGCGAAAGAGGTGGAAGATTAAGAGCTAGAGCTAGGATTATCCAAAAAGATAAGCATACTTTATGCATTACTGAACTTCCGTTTTCCAAAACGACTAGCGACTTGATTGACAGTATCATTAAAGCTAACGAGAAAGGGAAGATTAAAATCAAAAAGATAGAAGATAACACTTCTGACCAGGTAGAAATCAACATTCACCTTAATAATGATGTTTCGCCTGATAAGATGATAGATGCGTTGTATGCATTTACAGATTGTGAAATTTCCATTTCGCCAAATGCTTGTGTTATCGTAGGCGATAAGCCAATGTTCTTGAGTGTTTCGGAAATTTTAAAAAGAAATACAGACCACACCGTTTCTCTTCTAAAAAGAGAACTGGAAATAGAGCTTGGAGAGTTGGAAGACAAGTGGCATTTTGCCTCTCTAGAAAGAATCTTTATTGAAAACGAAATTTACCAAGAGATTAAAGGGAAAGATTCTAAAGAAGCAGTTTACGAAGCCATTAACTTAGCCCTTCAACCTTTCATTAAAAACTTAATGAGAGAGGTGGTTACCGAGGATATTATTCGTCTTACGGAGCTTCCATTTATGCGTATTTCTAGATATGATAGAGATAAAGCATTAGAAAATATTGCCGCTCTTGAAGGTAAAATGGAGGAAGTTAAGCATCACTTAGCTCATTTGGTAGAGTATGCCATCAATTATTTCCTTAATATTAAAAAGAAATTTGGTAAGGATAAAGAACGCCGAACAGAACTTAGAGTTTTTGATACTATTGATGCCACAAAAGTAGCCGTAGCTAACGAAAAATTCTATGTTAATAGGGCAGAGGGCTTTATAGGAACATCACTTCGAAAAGACGAGTATGTGTTTGATTGCTCCGATATAGACGATATTATTACCTTCAGAAAAGATGGGGTAATGCAAGTAACTAAGGTAGAACCCAAAACTTTTGTGGGCAAAGATATTATACACACAGGCGTTTGGAAGAAAAATGATAAACGCACTGTTTATAATATGATTTACCGAGAGGGCAAAACGGGACCTTATTATATGAAAAGGTTTTCCGTAACCTCCATCACAAGAAATACCGAATATCCTTTAGCTTCAGAAGTTAAAGGTTCAGAAGTGCTTTATTTTTCTGCCAACCCTAATGGAGAAGCAGAGGTGGTAACGGTTCTTTTGAAGCCTAATGCTAGAATACGAAAAAATAAAATAGAGATAGACTTTTCAGATTTGGCGATTAAGGGTAGAAACTCTAGAGGAAATCTAGTTACTAAATACGCCGTAAAAAAGGTAGATTTGAAAGAAGAGGGCGTTTCTACGTTAGCACCTAGAAAAATATGGTTTGATGAAACGGTGAGAAGGCTTAATGCTGATGCAAGAGGTACATTATTAGGCAGTTTCAAAGGAGATGATAAAATACTTACCATCAATACCAAAGGAGAAGCTAAACTAATGACTTTTGATTTGATGAATCGCTTTGATGATGAGTATCTAGTGCTTGAAAAATGGAGACCAGACCAACCTATTACTTGTATCTACTATGATGGCGAGAAGGAAATCTATTTCATTAAGAGATTTTTATTAGATAATACACTTAATCCTCAAGGGTTTATGCCTAGTGAACACCCAAAATCCTTTATTGAATTTGTGGGCGTTCAAGACGGTTGTACTGCAGAAATCATCTTTGGAAAAGACAAAACAGGCAAAGAAAAAGACCCTGAAATTGTAGATATAGACGAATTTATAGTAGTTAAAGGGATTAAAGCAATGGGGAATCAGTTTATTAAGGAAAAAGTGAAATCCATCAATATTACCATTCCAGAAAGAGAGGAGGAAGAAGAACCCGAAATGGAAGAAAAAGAGCAATCAAATGATTCTGACGATATACCAGAAGAAGGTATTATAGGAGATTTATTTGGAGGTTAA